The Candidatus Ozemobacteraceae bacterium sequence GGAGAACGACGAGCCGCTCGTGATTCCTCCCGGCCAGGCGCGCAGGTGCGCCGAACGCCAGCGCCAGGTTGCCGGCAGGCACGTCCGCAACTGGCGGGTGCGCTGGATCCGGTTTCGGATCGAGACAGACCGCGGCGAATTCCTCTCGAACTTCGTCTCGTCCCCTCAGCGTCCGTCCTGCGCCGTCGAAGAAATCAGGCTGCAGCCGAGAATCGATTCCCTCTCCGCGCCGGCAAAAACACAGCCGCAGCCGTCTCCCCGAGAAAAGCCGGTCAGCGGATTCGGTGGACGCTGAACTCTCGGTAGGGGGCCGAGACCTCGAAGCCCAGCTTGCGGTAGCAGGCGACGGCGGCGTGGTTGTCGGCCGCGACGTTCAGACCGACGTAATCGACCTTTCGCATGAGCGAAAGGCAGAGTTCGCGGGTGACGGCCGTGGCCAGACCCTGCTTGCGATGGGATGACGCGGTGGTGATGTTGCCGAGGGCCGCGACCTTGAGAACGGGCGAATAGACATGGATTCCCGCGATGCTCACGAGGCGTCCTTCCTCGCGGATACCGAAATACTCACGGGTTTCCAGCATGCGCGGGTCGAACCAGTTGCCCGGATAGCTTTCGCGATACAACTGGAGGATTTCGGGGAGGTGCTCGGGGCCCAACCGCTCCGAGCGCGGAGGAGAGGTGTCCAGGAGCTTCGTCGGGTAGTTCAGGCTCATCTTCAGATGGTCTCCGTGAGGCTCGAGCTGGAACGCCCCGTCGAACGCGGCTTCGACGCCGGGTGAGACGTGGGCGTAGAACCACCCGGGAAGCAGATCGGAGATGTCCCGGAGAAGCGTGACGAGCGGAGGAACGTCGCCGAGGGCAAGCAGGGTGGGCTGTGACTGGCCGAGATACAGCAGGCAGATGGCCGACAGAGGGGGCGCCTTCGCATCCGCGAACCAGATCGTGCGCGGCCAGAAAAAATCGTCCAGGTCGCCGAGCTCGTAGAGGTGCAGCTCCGTCTTCCGGCGCAGGAATCCTTCGATCACCGCTTTGTCGTGAAGACTGTAATAATTCGACGCCATATCGCCCCTCCTTCGATGAACCGTGAATCGCGTCAATGGTATACTGAAACCCGATGATCGATCAGCATAACCATACCCGATTTTCATCGGACGGGACAGCCCACCCGGAAACCATGCTCGAAGCCGCGGGGGCGGTCGGTATCCGCTATCTCGCCATCACGGATCACGCCGATTTCGCTCCCTCCGACCCCTGTATCGATCCCGCCGCGTATCTGCCCGCTCTCGAGCGATATCGCGACAACCCATGGGGCATCCGCCTCGGCATCGGCGTCGAGCTCGGGATTCAGGTCTGCCATGCGCCGCAGGTGGCCGCGTTTCTCCGGGGCCGGAACTTCGACTTCGTGATCGCCTCGATGCACCGCGCCTGCGGGCTCGACATCGCCGACGGCTCGTTTCACCGCGGTCGAAGTGTCGAAACGGCCTGGAGCGATTTTCTCGACGATACGCTCGCGAGCATGAACGCGTGCCCCGATTTCGACACGCTCGGCCATTTCGACATCCTTTCCCGATACGACGCCACGCGCGGCACGGCGCCGTCCGAAGCCCATGCGGAAAAACTCGATGCGGTGCTGGCCTGGCTGATCGCGCACGGCAAATGCCTCGAGCTCAACACCTCGGCGAGGCGATACGAGGTGGGCCACATGCACCCCTCGGAGAAGATTCTGAAACGGTACGTCGAACTTGGCGGAACGCGGGTGACGATCGGCTCGGACGCCCATCGTCCAAACAGCGTCGGAACGGGCGTCTTCGAGATGCTCCGGCTCCTGCGAGACAGCGGAATCGAGACGCTTCCGTTTTTCCTGCAACGTCGGGCGACGATGATTCCTATCGGGAAACTCATGGATGAAGCCGGTCGAGACGGCCGGCGCCGGGAAGGAGCGGACTCATGACATCGGGCGTGTGCAGCGGGCCCCATCCGCCGGACTTTCTCGCGGGCCGGTCGATCTTCGACCTGACCATGCCGACACCGCCCGAGGAGCCGAAGATCGATGGATACCGGTTCCCGGCCCTGATCGACCTGCATATCCACGGCGGGTTCGGCTGGGATTTCAGTTTCGGCGATCCCGACCGCATCGACGCTATGCTCGACGCGTTCATTCCCACGGGCCTGACCGGCGTCGTCGCGACGCTGATCACGTGTTCCGAGGAACAGCGGATGAAAGCGCTCGCCGACATCGCGACCGTCGCGGCCAGCCGGAAAAAGCCGCCTGCAATCCTGGGAATCTACCTCGAAGGCCCATTTCTCTCGCCCGCCCGCCGCGGCTCGCATCCGGAAAGCCTTTTGATGAAACCGGACATCGACGCCGTGCGTCGATGGCAGCGACAGGCATGCGGGCTGATCCGGCTCGTGACGATCGCCCCCGAACTGCCCGGCGCGGCCGAGCTGATCTCGGAGCTGCCCCGGCACGGCATTCGCGCGGCGCTCGGCCACACCGACGCCGACCACCGGACGGCGCTCTGGGCTCTCGAGGCGGGCGTCGACCACGTCACGCACCTGTTCAACGCGATGAAACCCTTCACCCATCGCGATCCATCGCCCGTATCGGCGGTGTTCACCTATCGCGACGTCATGGCCGAGTTGATCGCAGACGGGATTCACGTGTCGCCCGATATCGTCGCCATGACCAGCAGTATTCTCGGCCCCGAACGCCTCGTCTTCGTCTCCGACGGCGTCTGCCCGCTCGGACTCCCGAACGGGGAATACGACGCCTACGGCACGCGCCTGGAGATTCGGGACGGCCGCTGCACCTACGTCGGCGGCCATCTGTTCGGCGGCGGAAGGAGCCTCGTCGACTGCATTCCCGTCCTGTACGAGAAGGCGCACCTCCCGCTCGACGAGATCGCCGACGGCGTCGGAGCAAACCCCTGCCGCGTGCTTCGCACCGATCTGCCGTCCGGCGACGTCATCCTGGATCGGAATCTCCGGTGGATGGCGACCCGTTTCAACGACGCCTGGTACTGGAACCCGGACGATTCATAGGAATACCCCCCGGAAAAGATCGTTTGCATGAGGAAAACATGAGTGGAAGATATATATTCATAATGATATATCTATTGATCTCTTTTAGTTCGGCGATTCCCGCCGTCGCCGAGGTCGCCACCTTGGCCGAAGAAGTCGAGACGGCGGGCGGTTGCGCATCGGATACGCCGTGGTACCGGACCTGGAACGTCGCTTCTTTCACCGACGAATGGGGGACGCAGACGGCCTCGGCATCGACGATGTCCCGGTGGGGCGAGCGGATCGCCTCGTGGGCGCTTCCCGTGAAGGACGGAATCGCCTCGGGAGCCGGCGGGATTCAGGACTGGGCGAGCCGTACCTGGACGGACCTCGGAGAAAGCGTTCGGAACGGGCGTTGTCGGGAGTGCGGCGCGCCGACCCTGCTGGGCCGTGACCGCTGCTTCCATTGCATGCAGAAGGAAAAATCCGATCAGTTCGTGAATTGGATCGACCGAAGCGGCCAGTCGGCCCGGGAGATGCTGAAGGGGTTGCGCGACCCGAAACTGACCGCGCCCGTCATCGAGCGACTCGTTCAGGCGCGAGACTATTTCCGGAGCCGCCAGAAACGGGACCCGGCCATGGAGCGCGAAGGGCATCGCCAGATGATCGAGATGCTCGGCCGGATGCGGCTCGCGAACGACGGGCGCACGATCAACGAGATCGCGAGAGACGCCTTGAAGACGTATGCGCCGGCCCTCGAAGGGACGGATTACATCGAAGACCCGGCCCGGGCCATCTCGTATTTTCTCATCCTCGACG is a genomic window containing:
- a CDS encoding GNAT family N-acetyltransferase — encoded protein: MASNYYSLHDKAVIEGFLRRKTELHLYELGDLDDFFWPRTIWFADAKAPPLSAICLLYLGQSQPTLLALGDVPPLVTLLRDISDLLPGWFYAHVSPGVEAAFDGAFQLEPHGDHLKMSLNYPTKLLDTSPPRSERLGPEHLPEILQLYRESYPGNWFDPRMLETREYFGIREEGRLVSIAGIHVYSPVLKVAALGNITTASSHRKQGLATAVTRELCLSLMRKVDYVGLNVAADNHAAVACYRKLGFEVSAPYREFSVHRIR
- a CDS encoding histidinol-phosphatase HisJ family protein, encoding MIDQHNHTRFSSDGTAHPETMLEAAGAVGIRYLAITDHADFAPSDPCIDPAAYLPALERYRDNPWGIRLGIGVELGIQVCHAPQVAAFLRGRNFDFVIASMHRACGLDIADGSFHRGRSVETAWSDFLDDTLASMNACPDFDTLGHFDILSRYDATRGTAPSEAHAEKLDAVLAWLIAHGKCLELNTSARRYEVGHMHPSEKILKRYVELGGTRVTIGSDAHRPNSVGTGVFEMLRLLRDSGIETLPFFLQRRATMIPIGKLMDEAGRDGRRREGADS
- a CDS encoding amidohydrolase family protein, whose protein sequence is MTSGVCSGPHPPDFLAGRSIFDLTMPTPPEEPKIDGYRFPALIDLHIHGGFGWDFSFGDPDRIDAMLDAFIPTGLTGVVATLITCSEEQRMKALADIATVAASRKKPPAILGIYLEGPFLSPARRGSHPESLLMKPDIDAVRRWQRQACGLIRLVTIAPELPGAAELISELPRHGIRAALGHTDADHRTALWALEAGVDHVTHLFNAMKPFTHRDPSPVSAVFTYRDVMAELIADGIHVSPDIVAMTSSILGPERLVFVSDGVCPLGLPNGEYDAYGTRLEIRDGRCTYVGGHLFGGGRSLVDCIPVLYEKAHLPLDEIADGVGANPCRVLRTDLPSGDVILDRNLRWMATRFNDAWYWNPDDS